From Fundulus heteroclitus isolate FHET01 chromosome 5, MU-UCD_Fhet_4.1, whole genome shotgun sequence, a single genomic window includes:
- the mtif2 gene encoding translation initiation factor IF-2, mitochondrial produces MNVMSSVMRGARRLFHADLPLLLCPVWSSAPRLTWPQSRFASKQFKGQRKEQKKQNPKPKVDKQEVEIRRGMTVEALAAAMDKDFDHVLEALLNTSVDLDSLTPDSVLDEAWIKEVVTRSGMKFRWAKLSASRERPNRDVQRRPPAEAALLRSRPPVVTIMGHVDHGKTTLLDSLRKSQMVATEAGGITQHIGAFLVQLPTGERITFLDTPGHAAFSSMRARGAGATDIVILVVAADDGVMNQTIESIQHARKAKVPIIVAVNKCDKPQADPQRVKQELLAHDVVCEEFGGDVQAIHISALKDHNLLALAEATVALAEVLELKADPSGPVEALVIESRTDKGKGPVTTAIVQRGTLKRGCVLVAGRCWAKVRFLYDENGRVVPEAGPSVAVQVVGWKELPSAGDTILEVESEQRAREVVEWRSHEEEQQKLLEDQSAIELKQKVHLEEYRREREGLSHLSWRQRKAALYRANRTRAAIRPSERTESQELSLPLIIKGDVDGSVETLLNITDSYDAQQQCRLEVVHFGVGDVSENDVNMAEVFGGSIYGFNVAASRSIQQVAAKRGVPLRLHSVIYKLVEQLKEELSSKLPPRLCHNTVGEATVLAIFDVSVGKKKVLVAGCRVQKGHLDRRLKFRLIRGRDTVWEGSVSALKHHKDDVQTVKTGMECGVSMDDGADFRAGDVIVCFEELEVPQVTSWDPGF; encoded by the exons TTTAAAGGTCAGAGGAAGGAGCAGAAGAAGCAGAACCCGAAACCCAAAGTGgacaaacaggaagtggagATCAGACGGGGGATGACGGTGGAGGCGCTAGCCGCCGCCATGGACAAAGACTTTG ATCACGTTCTAGAGGCTCTGCTCAACACCTCCGTGGACCTGGACTCTCTGACACCAGACTCGGTTCTGGACGAGGCGTGGATTAAGGAGGTGGTGACCCGGTCTGGGATGAAGTTCAGATGGGCCAAACTGAGCGCCAGCCGAGAGCGACCCAACAGAGACGTCCAGAGGAG ACCCCCCGCTGAGGCGGCGCTGCTGAGGAGTCGCCCCCCGGTGGTCACCATCATGGGCCACGTGGACCACGGGAAGACGACGCTCCTGGACAGCCTGAGGAAGAGCCAGATGGTCGCCACCGAGGCCGGAGGCATCACGCAGCACATCGGCGCCTTTCTGG TCCAGCTGCCCACAGGGGAAAGGATCACCTTCCTGGACACGCCCGGCCACGCCGCCTTCTCTTCTATGAGGGCCCGCGGCGCCGGCGCCACCGACATCGTCATCCTGGTGGTGGCGGCCGACGACGGCGTCATGAACCAGACCATCGAGTCCATCCAGCACGCCAGGAAGGCCAAAG TACCCATCATCGTGGCGGTCAATAAGTGCGACAAGCCTCAGGCCGACCCTCAGAGGGTCAAACAGGAGCTGCTGGCCCACGACGTCGTCTGTGAGGAGTTCGGCGGAGACGTTCAGGCCATCCACATCTCTGCTCTGAAG GACCACAACCTGCTGGCTCTGGCTGAAGCCACGGTGGCCTTGGCCGAGGTTTTGGAGCTGAAGGCCGACCCGAGCGGACCGGTGGAGGCCCTCGTCATCGAGAGCCGAACGGACAAAGGCAAAGG TCCTGTAACGACGGCCATCGTCCAGCGGGGGACGCTGAAGCGAGGCTGCGTCCTGGTCGCAGGAAGGTGCTGGGCCAAAGTCCGCTTCCTGTACGACGAGAACGGGCGGGTGGTGCCGGAGGCGGGGCCCAGCGTGGCGGTGCAGGTGGTCGGCTGGAAGGAGCTGCCGTCTGCTGGAGACACCATCCTGGAGGTGGAGTCCGAG cagcgaGCCAGagaggtggtggagtggaggagtcatgaggaggagcagcagaagcTCCTGGAGGACCAGAGCGCCATCGAACTTAAGCAGAAGGTCCACCTGGAGGAGTACCGACGGGAGCGGGAGGGGCTGTCTCACCTGAGCTGGCGCCAGAGGAAGGCAGCTCTGTACCGGGCCAACAGAACCCGGGCCGCTATCAGACCCAGCGAGAGGACGGAGAGCCAGGAGCTCAGCCTGCCGCTCATCATCAAAG GTGACGTGGACGGCTCGGTGGAGACGCTGCTGAACATCACGGACAGCTACGACGCGCAGCAGCAGTGCCGGCTGGAGGTGGTCCACTTTGGCGTTGGAGACGTCTCCGAGAACGACGTCAACATGGCGGAAGTGTTTGGAG GTTCCATCTACGGCTTCAACGTGGCGGCGAGCCGCTCCATCCAGCAGGTGGCGGCGAAGCGCGGCGTTCCGCTGCGGCTTCACTCGGTCATCTACAAACtggtggagcagctgaaggaggagctgagcagcaAGCTGCCGCCTCGCCTCTGCCACAACACCGTGG GTGAGGCGACGGTCCTCGCCATCTTTGACGTCTCTGTGGGGAAGAAGAAGGTTCTGGTCGCCGGCTGCCGGGTCCAGAAAGGCCATCTGGACCGACGGCTTAAGTTCAGGCTGATCCGAGGACGGGACACCGTGTGGGAGG GTTCCGTGTCGGCGCTGAAGCACCACAAAGACGACGTGCAGACGGTGAAGACGGGGATGGAGTGCGGCGTGTCGATGGACGACGGCGCCGACTTCAGAGCCGGTGATGTCATCGTGTGCTTCGAGGAGCTGGAGGTTCCGCAGGTCACTTCCTGGGACCCCGGGTTCTAA